The nucleotide window caaattggagtgggtctagggtttctgggattatgctgttgatgtgagccatgaccagtctttcaaagcacttcatggctacagacgtcagtgctacgggtcggtagtcatttaggcaggttatcttagagttcttgggcacggggactatggtggtctgcttgaaacatgttggtattacagactcagtcagggacatgttgaaaatgtcagtgaagacacttgccagttggtcagcacatgctcggagtacacgtcctggtaatccgtctggccctgcggccttgtgaatgttgacctgcttaaaagtcttactcacatcggctacggagagcgtgatcacatagtcatccggaacagctggtgctctcatgcatgcttcagtgttgcttgcctcgaagcgagcatagaagtggtttagctcgtctggtaggcttgtgtcactgggcagctcgcggctgtgcttccctttgtagtctgtaatagttttcaagccctgccacatccgacgagcgtcagagccagtgtagtatgattcaatcttagacctgtattgactctttgcctgtttgatggttcgtcggaggtcatagcgggatttcttataagcgtccgggttagagtccccttccttgaaagcggcagctctaccctttagctcagtgcggatgtttcctgtaatccatggcttctggttggggtatgtacgtacggtcactgtggggacgacatcatcgatgcacttattgatgaagccagtgactgatgtggtgtactcctcaatgctgtctgaagaatcccggaacatgttccagtctgtgctagcaaaactgtcctgtagcttagcatctgcgtcatctgaccacttttttattaaccaaatcactggtgcttcctgcttcagtttttgcttataagcaggaatcaggaggatagagttatggtcagatttgccaaatggagggcgagggagagctttgtatgcgtctctgtgtgtggagtaaaggtggtctagagttttttcccctctggttgcacatttaacatgctggtagaaattggtaaatagtgtggtctacagcttatcataagatactctacctcaggcgagcaaaacctcgagacttccttagtatttgattttgtgcaccagctgttgtttacaaatatacacagaccgccaccccttgtcttaccagagtcagccgttctgtcctgccgatgtagcgtatagcctgctagctgaatgttatcattgttgtcgttcagccacgactccgtgaaacataagatattacagtttttaatgtcccgttggtaggataaccgtaatcttaaatcgtccattttattctcaaaagattgaacgttggctaataggattgatggaagaggcagtttactcgctcgccgtcggatccttacaaggcatccggatctgcgtccgcgatatctccgtctcttcctcacgcgaatgacggggatttgggccttgtcgggtgtctgtatgatatccttcgcggccgtctcgttgaagaaaaaatcttcgtccaatgcgaggtgagtaatcgctgtcctgatatccagaagctctttttggttataagagacaatggcagaaacattatgtacaaaataaattacaaataacgcggaaaaacacacataatagtacaattggttagagggctgtaaaacggcagccatcttctccggcgctgttcttacCTGTGCCGCTTcgtgtgtaaggcagggtcgtactctccgaatgttgtagagcatgaacctacaggatcgggtcaccgccttgatgttagcggagaacgacagggtgttgtccagggtcacgccaaggctcatcgcactctgggaggaggacacaacggagttgtcaaccgtgatggcgagatcatggaacgggcagtccttccccgggaggaagagcagctccgtcttgccaaggttcagcttgaggtggtgatccgtcatccatactgatatgtctgccagacatgcagagatgcgattcgccacctggttatcagaagggggaaaggagaagattagttgtgtaacgtcagcgtagcaatgataggagaggccatgtgaggatatgacagagccaagtgacttggtgtatagcgagaataggagaggggctagaactgagccctgggggacaccagtggtgagagcacgtggtgcggagacagcttctcgccacgccacttggtaggagcgaccggtcaggtaggacgcaatccaagagtggtGCATGCGATACAATTGCCTCCCCTTACTACTAGCATCCCACTCCCTTTGCCAAAGATTGAGCCCTTTTGCCCGGATCAAGGACTTAACTTCCCTGCGGCCCAGCGGGACCTGAatatctaccccctctctcctcacagcACTCTTAGCCACCACATCAGCCTTCTCATTACCCTCCACACCCACATGGGCGGGAACCGAGCAAAAGCTTACCACCACTCCCATACTCTCCAATCCCATTAAACAAGTCTCCCCTATCCGACCTGCCTGTCTTCACACTGCGTAACACTGCAGCTGAATCAGAGTAGATCACGACTGAGTGActcacctcctccacccatctCAAACCTATAATCAATTCTGccgcatacagtggcttgcgaaagtattcacaccccttggcatttttcctattttgttgccttacaacctggaattaaaattgattttttggggggttgtatcatttgatttacacaacatgcctaacattttgaagatgcaaaatatttttttgtgtgaaaaaaacaagaaataagacaaaaaaacgtcaaacttgagcgtgcataactattcaccccccaagaAGTGCCGAATCGACTGAACTGCACCATACAAATTAAATAACACTTATTCATTCCCCCCTCGTTAGAATTTTTGATTGAGAAAGCTAATTACGGGTGAGCTATATTATAATACCATAGCGAATCCGAGTGTCCCATCTGGGGTTGGCATAATGACAGCACAGATCTGACTATTGGACATaatagcaattacagctgcaagtctcttggggtatgtctctataagcttggcacatctagccactgggatttttgcccattcttcttccatttaaatcacaggttgtaatgcaacaaaataggaaaaacgccaagggggatgaatacttttgtaaggcactgtacAATGACACATAATCAGTTAGGACGGGACACCATccttcaacacaccctgtaactcttctgaagtcataTCTGGTATACACAAATACTTCTCTACATCTGCCACcatatctattttctgtgatttacgttccatttctgcagtacagttgataaccattgctatgaatgctaagaagctaaccttactgaagcataaaTCCCTCGTtgccctatccctctgtgctggcacaaatCTACTACTCACTGGGATCCTCTCAGCATCCCTCACCCTTGACCAATCCTCCTCTACCTTCTTCattgcctcagcatacgacaccttctgcactactctgactctggcCACTTCAACCTGGCTCTCccgcaccggacacttccgatccccagcaacatgagcACCCCTAGAGTTGACACACACAAGTTAATCCACCGAAACGACACAATCCTCTGTCCCATGCCCACCTGCACAcatcccacatcttggaatcacCCTCCTACACGCTGCTGCGaaatgaccataaacgttgcacctgaaacagCACCGTGGATTCTgcacaggataactgatatatcctaacatgactgTCTGGTAGAGACTCTGACTCAAACCTctaaaggactgacagtgactcctatGGTTCACCACACTCCCGACCGGTTCTGCATCGCACCAAACGACAGGTGTCACAAACACCTGGAATTTTCTACTTCAATTGCTCCACACTAGCCTAAAAATCACttaatggtgccctgttcctatgagtaaagcaagaaacagatcttgacccaagttgtgacatggagcgcctgctccctctggtcagaagaaacacaaacaaatatcacaagtccactacaggttactgTCACTGATTCAACTGAACCAAACTCCTttctcacccaccctgaaaccacaaatggatccgccaaaaggcaagggtccactttctccaaaaatggCACTCCTACTGgtccagattcttctttatcatgtctgGCGCCATTTTTCCTCAACACATATCTTCAAACTACACgctcttctccttcttcctcgCTGTCCATAACCACGTCTATCTGTTCACCGCGCTCATGCCGCGCCTTCATCCGTTGTACTGCTTGCAGAACACGCACTAATGGCCTTTCTCCAATACCCACCTTCTGTTCCTTAGCCCAATTTACAAGTGTGGCTGTCTCTGACCTCTCCATGCTTCCTTCACCTCCACACACGTTCCGTCAAAGGACCTATACACCACTTTATTCTGTTACCTAATCCTCTATTTCCATTCAAATAAAGCCCTACAAACCTCACAGGTTTCGTTGTTGAAATCCTTCGAAATAAGTCATGTCCTGTAGTCTTTATAAATGAATAATGAACATCAAACGTGATCAAACATGTGTATCAAAAATTattagttctatttttgttttgatTTTAAGGCCAAATTGCCAACCATGTGGTACCTGATTCACATTACAGAGCAAAACAGAAACATACTAGGCTGGCTTGGAGATTGTATTTTTACATGTTCCTTTCCGGCACAGTTCCACCAACTATGTGGTACATAACCAGGCCACCCAGTACAGCTAAGCTTGGCTAGGGTCATCATTGTTCTTACTGCTGGGCTTTATTTGTGGACAATTAGCTGAAATACAGTCAACTTTGCTATAGAACATACATACTGCACTATACACAATTATCTGTACATTGTATTGAAATAACAGGGGGGGGTGTATTTTACTAATACTAACCAAAACCAATACTATCCAAAACCACAAAGATTACACACCCACTCTTAATGCTGATATTTATTTGGAAAATCTTTCAATTTGTACACatacaaaataaaaacatattggGATAACAAAATGGACCATTGTGTACATTCTAATGGGTTTCCTGTGTTATATTTATTTCAATTAATCTTCTACACATATTGCAGTTTGTAAATTATATTCACAATCGGTTGCTGCAGCTAAACTACAATGCTGAGAAGTGAGAAGAAAATCAACATTTTCTCTGCATATAAATACAATTCAAATTGCCAgggtcatacttgagtaaaagtagttaccttaatagaaaatgactcaagtaaaagtgaaagtcacccaataaaatactacttgagtaaaagtctaaaagtatttggttttaaatacacttaagtatcaaaagtaaatgtaattgctaaaatatacttaattatcaaaagtaaaagtataaataatttaaaattccttatattaagcaaaccaggcggcatgattttcttgttttttaaattttatttacggatagccaggggcacactccaacacgccaacataatttacaaatgaagtatttgtgtttagtgagtccgccagatcatagGCAgttgggatgaccagggatgttctcttgataagtgcgtgaattgggccattttcctgtcctgttaagcattcaaaatgtaacgagtactttgggtgtcagggaaaatgtatggggtaAAATGTACATTatcttctttaggaatgtagtggagtaaaaaaGTAAaggttgtcaaaaatataaatagtaaagtatagatacccaaaaaaacgacttaagtagtactttaaagtatttttacttaagtactttacaccactgaaaatTACATGTGGCATGACTAATACCACACAGAATATGCTTAATTGACTTGAAGCACAGGATAAACACCAATCAATTCTCCACAAGGAATACAatctaaaacaacacattcatcATAATAATGAGTCAAAATAAAAGTCAATTTCCATTGCAGTACTAAAAGTAAATTCAGTAGAAAAATATGGTGAGAAGAGGTTGCTGGTGTAACTTACTGGATTCGAGACCAGGTCTCCTGTGCACCACAAGACTGTGTTAACCTGCTGAGCTTAAGCCTGCGCATCACCTTGTGAAaccaagtcttcaggtctcaggctgGGTTACTTAAACAAGAAAATGTACACACAAAAGCTGGACTCAACCAACTACTCACTGTAAAAAAAACTTTGCGCATCACACGGTgtaatttgtttttgttttaaaacAATGTTTTTTCATATGTCTTTGCAGGTGTTTTTTTGTGAGATAGCGTAACTTGCATAAAGTGCATGCAAATGGCCGTTCTCCTGTATGAATCTGTCTATGGGATTTCAGACTGCCCTCTGTAGTAAAACGTTTGCCACAGTCTGTGCAAAGGAATGGCCGACCTTCTGTATGAATCAATCGATGGCGCTTCAGACTCCGCCTTCTGCTAAAACCTTTGCCACAGTCTCTGCAAGGGAAAGGGCGCTCTCCTGTGTGTGCTCTGATATGTTCTTTCATTCGAAACAGCATTAGGAAATCCTTACCACATATTTCACAAAGATAGGGTTTCTGAGTGGAGGGTGTATTGGTGGTTATAAGGTTTAAAGAGCTGTGGGACTGCGGAATCTCTGTCTCAATCTCCCTTGTTGCCAGAGAGCCGCTGCCATCTGCAACATTAACATCCCTTGGGTGCTGGTTTGGATCGACTCCCTCACTTGACTCCCTCAAGTCTTGCTGTGGTCTCTGAAAACACTCTTTTTTATGCTCCCTCAAATGAGAGTTCTTTATGAAATTTTCTCCACAGCCCAGGCACTGGTAAGGGAGCTGACCATGTTGGGATTTGAGGTGCTTTCTCATAAAAAATGTACTGTCAAAAGTATTGTGACACAAGCGGCATGTTCTGGCTTTGATGGACTCCTTGGGTTGGAGACTTGGAGTGGGATGGCGCTCTTTCCTATGTTCTTTCAAATTAATCTTCTTCTTGAAATTTTCTCCACAGTGGAGGCATTGGTAAGGGAGCTGAGCATGTTTGGAATTCAGGTGCGTTCGCATTAAAGCTATACTGTTGAAAGTCTTGTGACACAGACGGCATGTTCTGGCTCTGAAAGAGTATCTTTGATTGCGACGAACATTGGAAGTGTTGTGGGGCTGGGATGTCTCTATCTCCTCCTCAAAAGATGGTCTAAATGTGTTATCCTGTTCTAGTTGAGCTGCCTCCTCACGCACATACTGCAGATGTTTCTGTAAGTTCTCCTGATGTTCAAAGCTTTGCAAACACTGCATGCACTGGTAAGTGTGAGATCTCCAGTGTGCTTTCAAATCTTGTACTTTAATGAATGCTTTATTACACATCGAGCAAGAGTGAAGCCTCTTTGCAGCTAAGCACGCTTTATGCTCTTTCAAATTAGACCTTTTCTCATGAGATCTCATGTGTGCTGTCAACCCCCTTGCTTCAATGAAAGTCTTCTtgcagagagagcaagagaataGCTTTTTCACCACCAAGCACTCTTTTTTATGCTCCTTCAAATTACACCTTTCCTCAAACTTTTCTCCACAGCTGAGGCAGGAAAACATAGTGGGGCACTTTTTTTTATGTTCCTTCAAATGACATTTCCTCTTAAAATTTTCTTCACAATCACGGCACTGGTAAGGGAGCTGATCATGTTGGGATTTGAGGTGCTTTCTCATTAAATATGGGCTGCCGAAAGTCTTGTTACACAAACGGCATGTCCTGGCTTTGGAGGACAGAGTGGGATGGCACTCTGCCTTATGTTCCCTCAAATTAAACTTTCTCTTGAAATGTTCTCCACAGTCGTGGCA belongs to Coregonus clupeaformis isolate EN_2021a chromosome 1, ASM2061545v1, whole genome shotgun sequence and includes:
- the LOC121559033 gene encoding zinc finger protein 585A isoform X1 is translated as MQNQPLEEDGPLPLSSLRLFVPPLRLVSAALWQVVQRRDIMDYGLVEEFVTTVLEVVPDLMSYRERVQLIMGLRAQLVLELCHTDQLADPKTIQPHLNRMRTCIITLRKNETPDPEVEASKSNFLKLIQSLLEDPVKREHFFQNVFLEEFGPKYDSTLQSLVWEFLSRLEKLLPTPTLHQTASWFLPDHSVLEECVQSVCHPESLKTLLQYHKPYRHLDTNALSSGDNHILSSLSLLETVEIFETEIQSEPMQGFMNIQSSASSDNEFEMNRHFHQPQTDSGLKIQGNHHSSQLEVQDSSSLSTSCLFLQPTVLLHRLDITDMLLPVSSPTLRIKSVPQYSLTPDPSYTMGQCNRSKRVKMCSLCGKTFIEAEDLMAHMRSHTEQSPYQCTQCLQSFEHQEDLQKHQQIGCEVAPQPDADNMSTASFEEDNMSTTSFEEGIEISKPHGTSPLSPITSKVRPTPRQSSKSRTCHVCHKTFYTVYSMRKHLIFKHDQLIYQCHDCGEHFKRKFNLREHKAECHPTLSSKARTCRLCNKTFGSPYLMRKHLKSQHDQLPYQCRDCEENFKRKCHLKEHKKKCPTMFSCLSCGEKFEERCNLKEHKKECLVVKKLFSCSLCKKTFIEARGLTAHMRSHEKRSNLKEHKACLAAKRLHSCSMCNKAFIKVQDLKAHWRSHTYQCMQCLQSFEHQENLQKHLQYVREEAAQLEQDNTFRPSFEEEIETSQPHNTSNVRRNQRYSFRARTCRLCHKTFNSIALMRTHLNSKHAQLPYQCLHCGENFKKKINLKEHRKERHPTPSLQPKESIKARTCRLCHNTFDSTFFMRKHLKSQHGQLPYQCLGCGENFIKNSHLREHKKECFQRPQQDLRESSEGVDPNQHPRDVNVADGSGSLATREIETEIPQSHSSLNLITTNTPSTQKPYLCEICGKDFLMLFRMKEHIRAHTGERPFPCRDCGKGFSRRRSLKRHRLIHTEGRPFLCTDCGKRFTTEGSLKSHRQIHTGERPFACTLCKLRYLTKKHLQRHMKKHCFKTKTNYTV
- the LOC121559033 gene encoding zinc finger protein 585A isoform X2, translated to MDYGLVEEFVTTVLEVVPDLMSYRERVQLIMGLRAQLVLELCHTDQLADPKTIQPHLNRMRTCIITLRKNETPDPEVEASKSNFLKLIQSLLEDPVKREHFFQNVFLEEFGPKYDSTLQSLVWEFLSRLEKLLPTPTLHQTASWFLPDHSVLEECVQSVCHPESLKTLLQYHKPYRHLDTNALSSGDNHILSSLSLLETVEIFETEIQSEPMQGFMNIQSSASSDNEFEMNRHFHQPQTDSGLKIQGNHHSSQLEVQDSSSLSTSCLFLQPTVLLHRLDITDMLLPVSSPTLRIKSVPQYSLTPDPSYTMGQCNRSKRVKMCSLCGKTFIEAEDLMAHMRSHTEQSPYQCTQCLQSFEHQEDLQKHQQIGCEVAPQPDADNMSTASFEEDNMSTTSFEEGIEISKPHGTSPLSPITSKVRPTPRQSSKSRTCHVCHKTFYTVYSMRKHLIFKHDQLIYQCHDCGEHFKRKFNLREHKAECHPTLSSKARTCRLCNKTFGSPYLMRKHLKSQHDQLPYQCRDCEENFKRKCHLKEHKKKCPTMFSCLSCGEKFEERCNLKEHKKECLVVKKLFSCSLCKKTFIEARGLTAHMRSHEKRSNLKEHKACLAAKRLHSCSMCNKAFIKVQDLKAHWRSHTYQCMQCLQSFEHQENLQKHLQYVREEAAQLEQDNTFRPSFEEEIETSQPHNTSNVRRNQRYSFRARTCRLCHKTFNSIALMRTHLNSKHAQLPYQCLHCGENFKKKINLKEHRKERHPTPSLQPKESIKARTCRLCHNTFDSTFFMRKHLKSQHGQLPYQCLGCGENFIKNSHLREHKKECFQRPQQDLRESSEGVDPNQHPRDVNVADGSGSLATREIETEIPQSHSSLNLITTNTPSTQKPYLCEICGKDFLMLFRMKEHIRAHTGERPFPCRDCGKGFSRRRSLKRHRLIHTEGRPFLCTDCGKRFTTEGSLKSHRQIHTGERPFACTLCKLRYLTKKHLQRHMKKHCFKTKTNYTV